One window of the Endomicrobium proavitum genome contains the following:
- the prfB gene encoding peptide chain release factor 2 (programmed frameshift): MLEKQKERIIILRGLFDIDSILKKIKELETEISSADFWNNQNNAKKIMSELDGLKSSYNLWQSLQAQVESLIELKELAEAANDETLLKEIEEGSKKLEKELAAFETKTKLGGIHDKNNAIVAIHAGAGGTESCDWAQMLVRMYSRWAEDKGFETEVVDSLDGDEAGIKSLTMIIKGEYAYGFLQSEIGVHRLVRISPFDSNKRRHTSFASVDVIPEVEDTINIIVEEKDIRIDTYRASGAGGQHINKTDSAVRITHIPTGIIVQSQNDRSQIKNRATAMKLLKAKLYEFEREKQRASFEKHYSEKGAIEWGSQIRSYVFMPYQLVKDARTGYETSQVASVMDGDIDGFISAYLNYKVKSDTKCHPGMS; encoded by the exons ATGCTTGAAAAACAAAAAGAGAGAATAATTATTTTGAGG GGTCTCTTTGATATAGACTCAATTTTAAAAAAAATCAAAGAACTTGAAACGGAAATTTCAAGTGCCGATTTTTGGAACAATCAAAACAACGCAAAAAAAATAATGTCGGAGCTTGACGGATTAAAAAGCTCTTACAATCTTTGGCAAAGTTTGCAGGCGCAGGTTGAAAGTTTGATAGAGCTTAAAGAGCTTGCCGAAGCCGCAAACGACGAAACTTTGCTTAAAGAAATTGAAGAAGGTTCAAAGAAACTTGAAAAAGAGCTTGCCGCTTTTGAAACTAAAACAAAACTCGGCGGCATTCACGATAAAAATAACGCAATAGTCGCAATACACGCCGGAGCCGGCGGAACCGAAAGCTGCGACTGGGCGCAGATGCTTGTGCGCATGTATTCCCGCTGGGCGGAAGATAAAGGTTTTGAAACGGAAGTTGTGGACAGTCTTGACGGCGACGAAGCCGGAATAAAAAGTTTAACAATGATAATAAAAGGCGAATACGCATACGGGTTTTTGCAGTCGGAAATAGGCGTTCACCGTTTGGTTAGAATTTCTCCTTTTGACTCAAATAAAAGAAGACACACGTCTTTTGCGTCGGTGGACGTTATTCCTGAAGTTGAAGATACTATAAATATAATTGTTGAAGAAAAAGATATTAGAATTGACACTTACCGCGCGTCGGGAGCGGGCGGTCAGCACATAAACAAAACGGATTCCGCCGTGCGCATTACGCATATTCCGACCGGCATAATAGTTCAGTCGCAAAACGACCGTTCGCAAATAAAAAACAGAGCTACGGCTATGAAACTTCTTAAAGCCAAACTCTACGAATTTGAACGCGAAAAACAGCGCGCTTCTTTTGAAAAACACTACAGCGAAAAAGGCGCCATAGAGTGGGGCAGCCAAATACGCTCTTACGTTTTCATGCCCTACCAGCTTGTAAAAGACGCCCGCACAGGTTACGAAACCTCGCAAGTAGCCTCAGTTATGGACGGCGACATAGACGGCTTCATAAGCGCATACTTAAACTACAAAGTGAAAAGTGACACGAAGTGTCATCCCGGAATGTCTTAA
- the gap gene encoding type I glyceraldehyde-3-phosphate dehydrogenase, translating into MAVKVAINGFGRIGRLAFRQMFGAKGYDVVAINDLTNPKMLAHLLKYDTAQGTYALADKVQSTENSIIVDGKEIKIYAEKDAKNLPWGKIGVDVVLECTGFYTSKAKAQAHIDAGAKKVVISAPAGDDLPTIVFNVNHKILTAKDNIISAASCTTNCLAPMAKALNDFAPIQSGIMTTVHAYTGDQMTLDGPHPKGDLRRARAAAANIVPNSTGAAKAIGLVIPELNKKLIGSAQRVPVVTGSSTILVAVVKGKDLTKEAINAAVKKTADESFGYTEEELVSSDVIGIKFGSLFDATQTSVIKINDDTYQVQVVSWYDNENSYTSQMVRTIKFFAELA; encoded by the coding sequence ATGGCAGTTAAAGTTGCTATTAATGGTTTCGGACGTATCGGAAGACTTGCATTTAGACAGATGTTCGGCGCGAAAGGTTATGATGTTGTAGCTATCAACGATTTGACCAACCCTAAAATGTTGGCTCACTTGTTGAAGTATGATACGGCTCAGGGCACTTACGCTTTGGCAGACAAAGTTCAGTCTACCGAAAACTCAATTATAGTTGACGGCAAAGAAATTAAAATTTACGCAGAAAAAGACGCAAAAAATCTTCCTTGGGGAAAAATCGGCGTTGACGTAGTTCTTGAATGCACCGGTTTTTACACATCAAAAGCAAAAGCTCAGGCTCACATAGACGCAGGCGCAAAGAAAGTTGTTATTTCAGCTCCCGCGGGCGACGATCTTCCTACAATTGTGTTTAACGTAAACCACAAAATTTTGACGGCAAAAGACAACATAATATCTGCGGCTTCTTGCACAACAAATTGCTTGGCTCCTATGGCAAAAGCGCTTAACGATTTTGCTCCTATACAGAGCGGTATTATGACAACTGTTCACGCTTACACAGGCGACCAGATGACTCTTGACGGTCCTCACCCGAAAGGCGATTTGAGAAGAGCAAGAGCGGCGGCGGCAAACATAGTTCCTAATTCAACCGGAGCTGCAAAAGCTATCGGTCTTGTTATTCCTGAACTTAACAAAAAACTTATCGGTTCAGCTCAGAGAGTTCCTGTTGTAACAGGTTCAAGCACCATTTTGGTTGCGGTTGTAAAAGGTAAAGATTTAACAAAAGAAGCAATCAACGCGGCAGTTAAAAAGACTGCTGACGAATCTTTCGGATATACCGAAGAAGAATTGGTTTCTTCCGACGTTATCGGAATTAAATTCGGTTCATTGTTTGACGCAACTCAGACAAGCGTAATAAAAATTAACGACGATACCTATCAGGTTCAGGTTGTTTCATGGTACGACAATGAAAACAGCTACACAAGCCAGATGGTAAGAACAATAAAATTCTTCGCAGAATTGGCATAA
- a CDS encoding phosphoglycerate kinase, whose product MKKTLKDIDVKGKKVIVRVDYNVPLDAGLNITNDKRIVATLPTINYLLQQNAAVILIAHLGRPKGKAVDSMSLKPVAPKLAELLGKPVKFVGKDVISAEAKKAAADLKSGEILLLENLRFHPEEEGKNAAGEKDKAALDAFAKELASLGEVFVQDAFGTVHRAHASTAGIVKYVKDAAAGFLVEKELKFLGEALDKPVKPFVAILGGAKVSDKINVIENLLNKVDAIIIGGAMAYTFLKSQGIGTGTSLVEDDKLDLAKELLKKAADKKVNFLLPVDHVVADKVDFVNKAVPAGAKVEITSDASIPAGFMGVDAGPKSIEKFGEVVKSAKTIVWNGPLGIFEIPEFAKGTVEIAKLAAEATDKGAISVVGGGDSVSAVKKAGVDKRITHISTGGGASLEFLEGKELPGIAALPEK is encoded by the coding sequence ATGAAAAAAACTTTAAAAGACATTGACGTAAAAGGTAAAAAAGTTATAGTTCGCGTAGATTACAATGTGCCTCTTGACGCGGGTTTAAATATTACCAACGACAAAAGAATAGTTGCAACTTTGCCTACAATAAATTATTTGTTGCAACAAAATGCGGCGGTAATTCTTATTGCCCATCTTGGACGTCCGAAAGGAAAAGCCGTTGATTCAATGAGCTTAAAACCGGTAGCTCCGAAACTTGCCGAGCTTCTCGGAAAACCCGTAAAATTTGTAGGTAAAGATGTAATAAGCGCAGAAGCTAAAAAAGCCGCCGCAGATTTAAAGTCCGGCGAAATTTTGCTGCTTGAAAATTTAAGATTTCACCCCGAAGAAGAAGGCAAAAACGCGGCGGGCGAAAAAGATAAAGCCGCTCTTGACGCTTTTGCAAAAGAACTCGCGTCTCTTGGCGAAGTTTTTGTTCAAGACGCTTTCGGTACCGTGCACAGAGCTCATGCTTCCACCGCGGGAATTGTTAAATACGTTAAAGACGCGGCCGCGGGTTTCCTTGTAGAAAAAGAATTAAAATTTTTGGGCGAAGCTTTGGACAAACCGGTTAAGCCTTTTGTGGCAATTTTGGGCGGAGCAAAAGTAAGCGATAAAATTAACGTTATTGAAAATTTATTAAATAAAGTGGACGCAATTATTATCGGCGGCGCAATGGCTTACACGTTTTTAAAATCGCAAGGCATCGGCACGGGCACTTCTCTTGTTGAAGACGATAAATTAGACCTTGCAAAAGAATTGCTTAAAAAAGCGGCGGATAAAAAAGTTAACTTTTTGCTTCCCGTTGACCACGTTGTTGCGGATAAAGTTGATTTCGTAAATAAAGCCGTTCCCGCCGGAGCAAAAGTTGAAATTACCTCCGATGCGTCTATACCCGCAGGTTTTATGGGGGTTGACGCCGGTCCTAAATCCATAGAAAAATTCGGCGAAGTCGTTAAGTCTGCAAAAACAATAGTTTGGAACGGACCTTTGGGAATTTTTGAAATTCCGGAATTTGCAAAAGGCACCGTAGAAATTGCAAAACTTGCGGCCGAAGCCACCGACAAAGGCGCAATTTCCGTCGTAGGCGGAGGCGATTCCGTATCTGCCGTAAAAAAAGCCGGCGTAGATAAAAGAATCACTCACATTTCAACCGGCGGCGGCGCAAGTTTAGAATTCTTAGAAGGAAAAGAACTTCCCGGAATAGCGGCGTTGCCTGAAAAATAA
- the lnt gene encoding apolipoprotein N-acyltransferase, which translates to MKYINKYKNILLSVLTGLLAVAAFPKIDLFFLAWIAFVPLISVALNSGVKKSFFYGFLSGFIFNAAGLYWLVPMLEFNTGSYVQAFVAAGALWIYLALYWAVWALLVNVAQKHSPKKYFQWIAVLAPPLIWVLLEYARTYFLTGFPWMLLGYSQYKFTEAIQIAEYAGVYGVSFIIVLCNFLFYFWVFKKEKKYLYAAIAVLAAVCIFGAFKVDKFKYYGDKIFRAVVIQPNIDQYKKWDESYKKEILSDLKKFSQEAASFHADLIVWPETVLPAFDKESLDAVEASQNSGGLNILSAVYLEPRGMLSSWLDAYNVVFVTDKNKAILEMHKKNHLVPFGEFIPFRKQLSKFFGVLNSFGDISRGTDAAVFTDGELAAGALICSENFFPDIAAKLVLNGARVLTNHTNDAWFFDTAAPHQHFIMNVFRAVETRKTVIVCANSGVSAIVEASGKVTKKTPVSKSLIFSEEFLQNGYKSFYTRRGDAFVFFCGLLFLAIIIFEGAHKCLKNKKRE; encoded by the coding sequence ATGAAATATATTAACAAATATAAAAACATTCTTTTGTCCGTATTAACGGGTTTATTGGCGGTGGCTGCGTTTCCGAAAATAGACCTGTTTTTTTTGGCTTGGATAGCGTTTGTTCCGCTTATTAGCGTTGCGTTAAATTCCGGTGTGAAAAAAAGTTTTTTTTACGGTTTTCTTTCCGGATTTATTTTTAACGCCGCGGGGCTTTACTGGCTTGTGCCGATGCTTGAATTTAATACGGGTTCTTACGTTCAGGCGTTTGTCGCCGCCGGCGCATTGTGGATTTATCTTGCGCTGTATTGGGCTGTTTGGGCGCTTTTAGTTAATGTGGCGCAAAAACACTCGCCTAAAAAATATTTCCAGTGGATTGCCGTGCTTGCGCCGCCTTTAATTTGGGTTTTGCTTGAATACGCCAGAACTTATTTCTTAACGGGCTTTCCGTGGATGCTTTTAGGATATTCGCAATATAAATTTACGGAAGCTATCCAAATTGCGGAATACGCGGGCGTTTACGGAGTTTCTTTTATTATTGTTCTTTGCAACTTTTTATTTTATTTTTGGGTATTTAAAAAAGAAAAAAAATATCTTTACGCGGCAATAGCCGTTTTGGCCGCGGTTTGCATTTTCGGCGCTTTTAAAGTTGATAAATTTAAATACTACGGCGACAAAATTTTTAGAGCAGTTGTTATTCAGCCAAATATTGACCAGTATAAAAAATGGGACGAAAGTTACAAAAAAGAAATTCTTTCGGACTTGAAAAAATTTTCACAGGAAGCCGCAAGTTTTCACGCGGATTTAATTGTATGGCCGGAAACGGTTCTTCCGGCTTTTGACAAAGAATCTTTGGACGCCGTTGAAGCTTCCCAAAATTCAGGCGGGCTCAATATTTTAAGCGCGGTTTACTTGGAACCGCGCGGCATGTTAAGCTCATGGCTTGACGCTTATAACGTTGTTTTTGTAACCGATAAAAATAAAGCAATTCTTGAAATGCACAAAAAAAATCACCTTGTGCCGTTTGGAGAATTTATTCCGTTTAGAAAACAGCTGTCAAAGTTTTTCGGAGTGTTAAATTCCTTCGGCGATATTTCGCGCGGAACGGACGCAGCTGTATTTACCGACGGGGAACTTGCCGCGGGCGCTTTGATATGTTCGGAAAATTTCTTTCCCGATATTGCGGCAAAACTTGTGTTAAACGGCGCGCGCGTTTTAACAAACCACACAAACGACGCGTGGTTTTTTGATACCGCTGCCCCGCACCAGCATTTTATTATGAACGTTTTTAGAGCGGTTGAAACGCGTAAAACCGTCATTGTTTGCGCAAATTCCGGAGTGTCCGCAATTGTGGAAGCGTCGGGAAAAGTAACTAAAAAAACTCCTGTTTCAAAATCTTTAATATTTTCGGAAGAGTTTTTACAAAACGGATACAAATCTTTCTACACCCGCCGCGGCGATGCGTTTGTGTTTTTCTGCGGCTTGCTTTTTTTAGCGATAATTATTTTTGAAGGAGCGCATAAATGCTTGAAAAACAAAAAGAGAGAATAA
- the secA gene encoding preprotein translocase subunit SecA, whose protein sequence is MLKKLLNAIFGSQNERDIKDIMPIVDKINALEPSVKRLSDDELKNKTVEFRERLSKGETLDDILPEAFACVREASIRTIGLRHFDVQLIGGVILHQGKIAEMRTGEGKTLVATLAAYLNALPAKGVHIVTVNDYLAKRDKEWMGVVYEKLGLTVGNVLHDIAHEEKVAAYNCDITYVTNNEIGFDYLRDNMVIDKSARVLRPLNYAIIDEVDSILIDEARTPLIISGATDEKTDKYYISDRIVPMLKGKKITESEEIQAKYDGVDLSKGYDYLVDEKHHSVVLTEQGVLKAEKILGIKNIYDDLQSEWVHHITQAIKAHELFRRDVEYVIKDGEVMIVDEFTGRLMPGRRWSDGLHQAVEAKENVKIANENQTLATITFQNFFRMYNKISGMTGTASTESAEFWEIYKLGVVEIPTNNAMIRADNADVIYRTEKEKDNAIVNEIDQSWRKGQPVLVGTRSIEKSEKLSSMLRKKGIPHQVLNAKYHELEANIIANAGTKSAVTIATNMAGRGTDIVLGAKDEAQNKEVKELGGLHIIGTERHESRRIDNQLRGRAGRQGDPGSSKFFLSMEDELMRLFGSDRMSSIMQRLGIKEGEDIQHPWISRAVEGAQKKVEGMNFDIRKQLIDYDNVMNKQREAIYRIRNQVLEGEDVTVTIEEMLDESVEEKIEMWACEKYAEQWDWTSIEAWLLRTFGIKYELANKDEINYLTPEALKEDVMQKVLEAYEKRKQELAGEPEIQRMILLHMIDSSWRDHLYELDHLKHAIGFRAYAQKDPKIEYQKESYALFESMMKRIRENTVEYIFKVQVVARPQPVFNVGSENAGDVTKNNPASVSRKETKKVTAADLNKIGRNDPCPCGSGKKYKKCCGQ, encoded by the coding sequence ATGTTGAAGAAATTATTAAACGCTATTTTCGGCTCGCAAAACGAAAGAGACATTAAAGATATAATGCCTATCGTAGATAAAATCAACGCTTTAGAGCCTTCTGTAAAGCGGCTTTCCGACGATGAACTTAAAAATAAAACCGTAGAGTTTAGAGAAAGGCTGTCAAAAGGCGAAACGCTTGACGACATTCTTCCCGAAGCTTTTGCGTGCGTTCGCGAAGCGTCTATACGCACGATAGGGCTTAGACATTTTGACGTGCAGCTTATCGGCGGAGTTATACTTCATCAGGGAAAAATTGCCGAAATGCGCACCGGAGAAGGCAAAACTTTAGTGGCAACGCTTGCGGCTTACTTAAACGCGCTGCCGGCTAAAGGCGTGCATATTGTTACCGTAAACGATTATCTTGCAAAAAGAGATAAAGAGTGGATGGGCGTTGTATATGAAAAACTCGGTCTTACCGTAGGAAACGTTTTGCACGACATTGCTCACGAAGAAAAAGTCGCTGCTTATAACTGCGACATAACTTACGTTACAAATAACGAAATCGGTTTTGATTATTTGCGCGATAATATGGTTATTGATAAATCGGCAAGAGTGCTCCGCCCGTTAAATTACGCAATTATAGACGAAGTGGATTCAATTTTAATTGACGAAGCCAGAACGCCTCTTATTATTTCCGGCGCTACCGATGAAAAAACGGATAAATATTATATTTCAGACAGAATAGTGCCTATGCTTAAAGGTAAAAAAATTACCGAAAGCGAAGAAATTCAGGCTAAATACGACGGAGTTGATTTGTCAAAAGGTTACGACTATTTGGTTGACGAAAAACATCATTCCGTAGTGCTTACCGAGCAGGGCGTTTTAAAAGCCGAAAAAATTCTGGGAATAAAAAATATTTACGACGATCTTCAGTCCGAATGGGTTCACCATATAACGCAGGCTATAAAAGCGCACGAATTGTTTCGCCGCGACGTTGAATACGTTATTAAAGACGGCGAAGTTATGATTGTTGACGAGTTTACCGGAAGACTTATGCCCGGCAGAAGATGGTCTGACGGTTTGCATCAGGCGGTAGAAGCAAAAGAAAATGTAAAAATAGCAAACGAAAACCAAACGCTTGCCACAATAACTTTCCAGAATTTTTTCAGAATGTATAATAAAATTTCAGGCATGACGGGAACGGCATCCACGGAATCGGCGGAGTTTTGGGAAATTTATAAACTCGGCGTAGTTGAAATTCCTACAAACAACGCAATGATAAGAGCCGATAACGCCGACGTAATTTATAGAACCGAAAAAGAAAAAGACAACGCCATCGTCAACGAAATAGACCAGTCGTGGAGAAAAGGACAGCCGGTTTTGGTGGGCACAAGGTCTATAGAAAAATCGGAAAAACTTTCTTCAATGCTTCGCAAAAAAGGCATTCCTCATCAAGTACTTAACGCAAAATATCACGAGCTTGAGGCAAATATTATTGCAAACGCCGGCACAAAAAGCGCCGTAACTATTGCCACAAACATGGCTGGTCGCGGAACCGATATTGTGCTTGGCGCAAAAGACGAAGCGCAAAATAAAGAAGTAAAAGAGCTTGGCGGACTTCACATAATAGGAACGGAAAGGCACGAATCCCGCCGTATAGACAATCAGCTTCGCGGACGCGCCGGCAGGCAGGGCGATCCGGGTTCGTCAAAATTTTTCCTTTCTATGGAAGACGAGCTTATGAGACTTTTCGGCTCCGACAGAATGTCTTCAATTATGCAGCGTTTAGGCATTAAAGAGGGCGAAGATATACAACACCCGTGGATTTCCCGCGCGGTTGAAGGCGCGCAGAAAAAAGTTGAAGGAATGAACTTTGACATAAGAAAACAGCTTATAGATTACGACAACGTAATGAATAAGCAGAGAGAAGCTATTTACAGAATCCGAAATCAAGTTTTAGAAGGCGAAGACGTAACGGTTACAATTGAAGAAATGCTTGACGAATCCGTTGAAGAAAAAATAGAAATGTGGGCGTGCGAAAAATACGCCGAACAGTGGGACTGGACAAGCATAGAAGCGTGGCTTTTAAGAACGTTCGGCATTAAATACGAACTTGCAAATAAAGACGAAATAAATTATCTTACGCCGGAAGCTTTGAAAGAAGATGTAATGCAGAAAGTTTTAGAAGCTTACGAAAAAAGAAAGCAAGAGCTTGCAGGCGAACCTGAAATACAAAGAATGATTTTATTGCACATGATAGACTCGTCGTGGAGAGACCATCTTTACGAGTTAGACCACCTTAAACACGCAATAGGTTTTAGAGCTTACGCGCAAAAAGATCCGAAAATAGAATATCAGAAAGAGTCGTATGCCCTTTTTGAATCTATGATGAAAAGAATAAGAGAAAACACCGTAGAGTATATTTTTAAAGTGCAGGTTGTTGCGCGCCCTCAGCCTGTTTTTAACGTTGGCTCTGAAAACGCAGGCGACGTTACAAAAAATAATCCCGCGTCTGTTTCGCGCAAAGAAACTAAAAAAGTTACCGCCGCAGATTTAAATAAAATAGGACGCAACGACCCCTGCCCCTGCGGCAGCGGCAAAAAATACAAAAAATGCTGCGGACAATAA
- the secG gene encoding preprotein translocase subunit SecG yields MNILYTFVEIVHYIVCISLILIVLFQAGKSGGMAGIFGGGSSDQIFNAPSGMAFIKKVTVVMACVFVVTSITLTKLSTDNSFKSVIGSSPVAAAPSQPQ; encoded by the coding sequence ATGAATATTCTATATACTTTTGTTGAAATCGTTCACTACATAGTTTGTATAAGCCTTATTTTAATTGTTCTTTTCCAAGCGGGAAAGAGCGGCGGAATGGCAGGCATTTTCGGCGGCGGCAGTTCGGATCAAATATTTAACGCTCCGTCCGGAATGGCGTTTATTAAAAAAGTTACCGTAGTTATGGCTTGCGTTTTTGTTGTTACCTCAATAACGTTAACAAAGCTTTCTACGGACAACAGCTTCAAATCGGTTATAGGCAGTTCCCCTGTAGCAGCGGCGCCTTCGCAGCCTCAGTAA